One Phyllostomus discolor isolate MPI-MPIP mPhyDis1 chromosome 10, mPhyDis1.pri.v3, whole genome shotgun sequence genomic window carries:
- the RNF32 gene encoding RING finger protein 32 isoform X1, with translation MFKNKGHSCKRGNLAITAVALQDHILHDLQLQNPSAVDPSQTKAQQRANALRSLKRNAKAVTDTGLQRRTQGPREADPEREYVLDPKPPPLTLAQRLGLFEPPPLPLSADEWDRVRQRSLSQGDSVQPCPVCKEEFQLRPQVLLSCSHVFHRACLQAFEKFTGKKTCPLCRKNQYQTRVIHDGAQLFRRKCVTRIQACWRGHVVRKWYRDLRRTLPPTDARLRRKFFEEKFTEISQRMLCSYHTDIDELLAEIDHCLAVNRSVLQQLDQQCGRRLTDDDWQQIRAQALRRDTHECSICLTPLSVGPGGPSGAGGGAPARPTVLLSCSHVFHHACLLALERLSWGDASPFHVCPLCRSCYQKRVLES, from the exons ATGTTTAAAAACAAG GGGCACTCGTGTAAGCGAGGCAACTTAGCAATCACTGCGGTTGCTTTACAAGATCACATCTTACATGACCTTCAGCTACAGAACCCTTCGGCGGTCGACCCTTCCCAGACAAAGGCACAGCAGAGAGCGAACGCACTCAGATCTCTAAAAAGGAATGCGAAAGCTGTAACAGACACAGGACTTCAAAGGAGGACACAGGGCCCCAGAGAGGCTGATCCAGAAAGAGAGTATGTTCTCGATCCCAAACCCCCACCATTAACTTTAG CGCAGAGGCTGGGCCTGTTCGAACCTCCCCCGCTGCCACTCTCAGCAGACGAGTGGGACAGAGTGAGGCAGAGGTCCCTGTCGCAGGGGGACTCCGTGCAGCCCTGCCCGGTGTGCAAGGAGGAGTTCCAGCTGCGCCCCCAG GTGCTGCTCTCCTGCTCCCACGTGTTCCACAGG GCGTGCCTCCAGGCCTTTGAAAAGTTCACAGGTAAGAAAACCTGTCCCCTCTGCAGAAAGAACCAGTACCAGACCCGAGTGATCCACGACGGGGCCCAGCTGTTCAGAAGAAAGTGCGTGACAAG GATCCAAGCCTGCTGGCGGGGACACGTGGTCAGGAAGTGGTACCGGGACCTGAGGAGGACGCTGCCACCCACCGACGCCAGGCTGAGGAGGAAGTTCTTTGAAGAAAAG TTCACAGAGATCAGCCAGCGCATGCTCTGCTCCTACCACACGGACATCGACGAGCTCCTGGCGGAAATCGACCACTGCCTGGCCGTCAACCGCAGCGTCCTGCAGCAGCTGGACCAGCAGTGCGGCCGCAGGCTCACGGACGACGACTGGCAGCAGATCCGGGCGCAG GCGCTGCGCCGGGACACCCACGAGTGCTCCATCTGCCTCACGCCGCTGTCCGTGGGCCCCGGCGGCCCCTCGGGGGCGGGCGGCGGCGCACCGGCACGGCCCACGGTGCTCCTGTCCTGCTCGCACGTGTTCCACCACGCCTGCCTGCTGGCCCTGGAGCGGCTGTCCTGGGGGGACGCCTCCCCCTTCCACGTCTGCCCCCTCTGCCGCTCCTGCTACCAGAAGAGGGTTCTGGAGAGTTGA
- the RNF32 gene encoding RING finger protein 32 isoform X2, protein MFKNKGHSCKRGNLAITAVALQDHILHDLQLQNPSAVDPSQTKAQQRANALRSLKRNAKAVTDTGLQRRTQGPREADPEREYVLDPKPPPLTLAQRLGLFEPPPLPLSADEWDRVRQRSLSQGDSVQPCPVCKEEFQLRPQACLQAFEKFTGKKTCPLCRKNQYQTRVIHDGAQLFRRKCVTRIQACWRGHVVRKWYRDLRRTLPPTDARLRRKFFEEKFTEISQRMLCSYHTDIDELLAEIDHCLAVNRSVLQQLDQQCGRRLTDDDWQQIRAQALRRDTHECSICLTPLSVGPGGPSGAGGGAPARPTVLLSCSHVFHHACLLALERLSWGDASPFHVCPLCRSCYQKRVLES, encoded by the exons ATGTTTAAAAACAAG GGGCACTCGTGTAAGCGAGGCAACTTAGCAATCACTGCGGTTGCTTTACAAGATCACATCTTACATGACCTTCAGCTACAGAACCCTTCGGCGGTCGACCCTTCCCAGACAAAGGCACAGCAGAGAGCGAACGCACTCAGATCTCTAAAAAGGAATGCGAAAGCTGTAACAGACACAGGACTTCAAAGGAGGACACAGGGCCCCAGAGAGGCTGATCCAGAAAGAGAGTATGTTCTCGATCCCAAACCCCCACCATTAACTTTAG CGCAGAGGCTGGGCCTGTTCGAACCTCCCCCGCTGCCACTCTCAGCAGACGAGTGGGACAGAGTGAGGCAGAGGTCCCTGTCGCAGGGGGACTCCGTGCAGCCCTGCCCGGTGTGCAAGGAGGAGTTCCAGCTGCGCCCCCAG GCGTGCCTCCAGGCCTTTGAAAAGTTCACAGGTAAGAAAACCTGTCCCCTCTGCAGAAAGAACCAGTACCAGACCCGAGTGATCCACGACGGGGCCCAGCTGTTCAGAAGAAAGTGCGTGACAAG GATCCAAGCCTGCTGGCGGGGACACGTGGTCAGGAAGTGGTACCGGGACCTGAGGAGGACGCTGCCACCCACCGACGCCAGGCTGAGGAGGAAGTTCTTTGAAGAAAAG TTCACAGAGATCAGCCAGCGCATGCTCTGCTCCTACCACACGGACATCGACGAGCTCCTGGCGGAAATCGACCACTGCCTGGCCGTCAACCGCAGCGTCCTGCAGCAGCTGGACCAGCAGTGCGGCCGCAGGCTCACGGACGACGACTGGCAGCAGATCCGGGCGCAG GCGCTGCGCCGGGACACCCACGAGTGCTCCATCTGCCTCACGCCGCTGTCCGTGGGCCCCGGCGGCCCCTCGGGGGCGGGCGGCGGCGCACCGGCACGGCCCACGGTGCTCCTGTCCTGCTCGCACGTGTTCCACCACGCCTGCCTGCTGGCCCTGGAGCGGCTGTCCTGGGGGGACGCCTCCCCCTTCCACGTCTGCCCCCTCTGCCGCTCCTGCTACCAGAAGAGGGTTCTGGAGAGTTGA